One Serpentinicella alkaliphila DNA segment encodes these proteins:
- a CDS encoding TadE/TadG family type IV pilus assembly protein gives MLIRLKKENRGQALVELALVLPILLLLVFGIVEFGRIFGTYLMVTHGAREGARAAAVGTEDTEIISLVKNRTSALQLNDSKVVVNISPGQISRVRGNGITVKVEYPVQIYAPFISVFTGGSYKVSSQVTMRYE, from the coding sequence ATGCTAATAAGACTAAAGAAAGAAAATAGAGGACAGGCATTAGTTGAACTAGCCTTGGTTTTGCCAATACTTCTTCTCTTAGTTTTTGGAATAGTAGAGTTTGGTAGAATATTTGGTACATATCTAATGGTTACACATGGAGCAAGGGAAGGTGCAAGGGCCGCAGCGGTAGGAACAGAAGATACGGAGATTATTTCTTTAGTGAAAAACAGAACCTCAGCACTCCAATTAAATGATAGTAAAGTAGTTGTTAATATATCACCTGGTCAAATTTCTAGAGTTAGAGGGAATGGGATTACAGTAAAAGTAGAGTATCCTGTACAAATTTATGCACCATTTATTTCGGTATTTACAGGGGGTTCATATAAGGTTTCATCACAAGTAACGATGAGGTATGAGTAG
- a CDS encoding A24 family peptidase, with amino-acid sequence MENIIVGVTLLICFVTDLKERKIYNKVLLPALIIGIGMNIWKDGLIGLKISGFGFLMGLFFLIIPFIYGGIGAGDVKLLATIGAIKGPKFIFYTFLATGITGGIIALAILVYRKKVFRTLKNIILGLKLMIISKFKIISFIGDEDKYMFPYGVAISIGAMLAFCILGA; translated from the coding sequence ATGGAAAACATTATCGTTGGTGTAACTCTTTTAATCTGCTTTGTTACAGATCTAAAGGAAAGAAAAATATATAATAAAGTACTACTACCAGCATTAATTATAGGTATAGGAATGAATATATGGAAAGATGGTTTAATAGGCTTGAAAATCAGTGGATTCGGTTTTTTAATGGGCCTTTTTTTTCTAATTATTCCTTTTATATATGGTGGTATTGGTGCCGGAGATGTAAAACTATTAGCAACAATAGGAGCAATAAAAGGACCGAAGTTCATATTCTATACTTTTTTAGCAACGGGAATTACAGGTGGTATCATTGCATTAGCAATATTAGTTTATAGAAAAAAAGTGTTTAGAACACTAAAAAATATAATCTTAGGTCTTAAGTTGATGATTATCTCTAAGTTTAAAATAATTTCATTTATTGGGGATGAAGACAAATATATGTTCCCCTATGGAGTTGCTATATCAATAGGTGCAATGCTTGCATTTTGCATATTGGGGGCGTAG
- a CDS encoding CpaF family protein, with product MSLLQRIEKQKLPDTLLLDKEKKLNKDEKKDKYEDLKIRIHKEVIDEMDKEIKKNNYSDDLLEDNVRDLVKTILDRDAGFLPYSERQSIALEIINEVIGLGPLESLINDETISEIMVNSPKQVYVEKKGKLVLTDIVFRDNKHVMHIIDKIVSPIGRRIDESMPMVDARLPDGSRVNAIIPPLALKGPSITIRKFSKDPLRIQDLIKFGTLTPNMARFLEACVKSKLNIVISGGTGSGKTTALNVLSSFIPNDERIVTVEDAAELQLNQDHVITLETRAANIEGKGAITMRDLVKNSLRMRPDRIVVGEVRSGEALDMLQAMNTGHDGSLTTGHANTPRDMLSRLETMVLMSGMELPVRAIREQIASAIDVIVQQSRLRDGSRKITHITEVVGMEGDTIVLQDIFMFIQNGIDTKGNIVGQHRATGIVPKFLTKLDEEGVKLPREIFLPS from the coding sequence ATGTCTTTATTACAGCGTATAGAAAAGCAAAAATTGCCAGACACACTATTATTAGATAAAGAGAAGAAATTAAATAAAGATGAAAAAAAGGATAAATATGAGGATTTAAAAATTAGAATTCATAAAGAAGTAATTGATGAGATGGATAAGGAGATTAAAAAGAACAATTATTCTGACGATTTGTTGGAGGACAATGTCAGGGATTTGGTTAAAACTATTTTAGATAGAGATGCTGGTTTTCTGCCATATTCGGAACGTCAAAGCATTGCATTAGAAATTATAAACGAAGTAATTGGATTGGGGCCCTTAGAGTCTCTAATTAATGACGAAACTATATCGGAAATTATGGTAAATAGTCCAAAACAAGTATATGTAGAAAAAAAAGGAAAATTAGTTTTAACTGACATAGTGTTTAGGGATAACAAACATGTGATGCATATAATTGATAAAATTGTGTCACCTATAGGAAGAAGAATTGATGAAAGTATGCCTATGGTAGATGCAAGATTACCAGATGGTTCCAGGGTAAATGCGATTATACCACCACTAGCTTTAAAAGGCCCAAGTATTACAATTAGAAAATTTTCTAAAGATCCATTAAGGATCCAGGATTTGATTAAATTTGGCACGTTAACACCAAATATGGCCCGTTTTTTAGAGGCCTGCGTTAAATCAAAACTAAATATTGTAATTTCAGGTGGTACAGGGAGTGGTAAAACAACTGCATTAAATGTCCTTTCTTCTTTTATTCCTAATGACGAAAGAATAGTAACTGTAGAGGATGCGGCTGAGCTACAGTTAAATCAAGATCATGTAATAACTCTTGAGACTAGAGCAGCAAATATTGAAGGTAAAGGTGCAATTACAATGAGGGATTTAGTTAAAAACTCTTTGAGAATGCGCCCAGATAGAATAGTAGTAGGTGAGGTACGCTCCGGGGAAGCCTTAGATATGCTTCAGGCTATGAACACAGGACATGATGGTTCATTAACTACTGGACATGCAAATACCCCTAGAGATATGTTATCTAGATTGGAAACTATGGTTTTAATGTCAGGTATGGAGCTTCCGGTAAGGGCTATAAGGGAGCAAATTGCGTCAGCGATTGATGTTATAGTTCAACAGAGTAGACTAAGAGATGGTTCAAGAAAAATCACACATATTACAGAAGTGGTTGGAATGGAAGGAGACACAATCGTCCTTCAGGATATATTTATGTTTATTCAAAATGGCATAGATACTAAAGGAAATATTGTTGGTCAACATAGAGCTACAGGAATTGTGCCAAAGTTTCTAACAAAGCTAGATGAAGAGGGAGTAAAGCTACCAAGAGAAATATTTTTACCATCTTAA
- a CDS encoding response regulator, whose product MDKIRVLIASDLVANEGYYLNVFSSTEDLKIVAEVNNGEMAIKKTEQLLPDVLIVDLNMSAPDGITVTEKVVSRYPNIPTIIISDRRDLEYFKKAMQAGAKDYLVKPFLDEELTDCIRRVYHNEKKKLAALENSKILNVKHKHKAPQIVTVFGTKGGAGKTTLSVNLAIQIAKETMKKVVLVDLDLQFGDVAVFLNILPKKSISELVQERNKIDIDLLESYLIPHLSGIKILPAPIRPEDSELINAENVLEILTVLRNHYDYVIIDTPPFFHETTLGALDISNQIVLIMSMDLPAIKNMKLSLDLLDTLHYKDKTKLVLNRASEDFGITPRDVENTLEFNLANLMPSDGKLVVKAANRGVPFIMNKTNSKISKAIEDIAKMVIEDYGYQKDLEASKSKRSLFKFFG is encoded by the coding sequence ATGGACAAAATAAGAGTGTTAATAGCTAGTGATTTAGTTGCAAATGAAGGATATTATTTAAATGTATTTTCTTCAACTGAAGATTTGAAAATAGTAGCTGAGGTAAATAATGGAGAAATGGCTATTAAGAAAACTGAGCAATTGCTTCCTGATGTTTTAATTGTTGATTTGAATATGTCAGCTCCAGATGGCATAACTGTGACAGAAAAAGTAGTTTCAAGATATCCCAATATTCCAACAATAATCATAAGTGATAGAAGAGACTTAGAATATTTTAAAAAGGCTATGCAGGCCGGGGCTAAGGACTATTTAGTTAAACCATTTCTTGATGAAGAACTTACTGATTGTATTAGAAGAGTATATCATAATGAAAAAAAGAAATTGGCAGCTTTAGAAAATTCTAAAATTCTAAATGTTAAGCATAAACATAAAGCACCTCAAATCGTTACGGTATTTGGGACTAAGGGTGGTGCAGGGAAAACAACTTTATCAGTAAATTTGGCTATTCAAATAGCAAAGGAGACCATGAAAAAAGTTGTATTAGTAGATTTAGATTTGCAGTTTGGTGATGTAGCTGTATTTCTAAATATTTTACCAAAGAAAAGCATTTCTGAATTAGTGCAAGAGAGAAATAAAATTGATATTGACCTATTAGAAAGCTATTTAATCCCCCATCTATCTGGAATAAAAATATTACCTGCTCCAATTAGACCTGAGGATTCAGAACTAATAAATGCAGAAAATGTGCTCGAGATATTAACAGTACTTAGAAATCATTATGATTACGTGATAATAGATACTCCTCCTTTTTTTCATGAAACTACTTTAGGTGCCTTGGATATTTCAAATCAGATAGTTTTAATTATGTCTATGGATCTACCTGCAATTAAAAATATGAAGTTAAGCTTGGATCTTTTAGATACATTACATTATAAAGATAAAACAAAGTTGGTTTTAAATAGGGCTTCTGAAGATTTTGGGATTACTCCTCGGGATGTTGAGAATACGTTAGAGTTTAATTTAGCAAATCTTATGCCTAGCGATGGTAAACTAGTTGTAAAAGCTGCTAACAGAGGGGTTCCATTTATTATGAACAAAACAAATTCAAAGATTAGTAAGGCAATAGAGGATATCGCTAAAATGGTTATTGAGGACTACGGTTATCAAAAAGACTTAGAAGCTTCTAAGTCAAAACGATCTTTATTTAAGTTTTTTGGATAG
- a CDS encoding DUF1657 domain-containing protein, which produces MTVGTQMQQVMAGIQSASASLKTFALQTEDKKAKQDFQSIAQSLDNALQTLEQRNKYIQSQEPQYKQQ; this is translated from the coding sequence GTGACAGTAGGAACTCAAATGCAGCAGGTAATGGCTGGGATTCAAAGTGCATCTGCATCTCTTAAAACTTTTGCTCTTCAAACTGAAGATAAAAAAGCAAAGCAAGATTTTCAATCAATTGCTCAAAGTTTAGATAATGCACTTCAAACATTAGAACAGAGAAATAAATATATCCAAAGTCAGGAGCCACAATATAAGCAACAATAA
- a CDS encoding Flp family type IVb pilin, with product MNVLKRLWKEEEGQGMTEYGLIIGIVSVLLITVLVAFRGKLVEIFESITNNPQLNEATSPSQS from the coding sequence ATGAACGTATTAAAAAGGTTATGGAAAGAAGAAGAAGGACAAGGTATGACGGAATATGGATTAATAATTGGAATTGTATCAGTTCTACTTATAACTGTATTAGTAGCCTTTAGAGGTAAATTAGTTGAAATCTTTGAGAGTATAACTAATAACCCACAACTTAATGAAGCAACGAGTCCAAGTCAAAGTTAG
- a CDS encoding DUF421 domain-containing protein produces MINWIEILLRSVILFFTVFILARVVSKKNVGRMTAFNFINYVVIAIIAALISVNIINDIAIGVVALSVWVLLPIVLDFLSLKSKLASNWINGRELILVKNGKVLEDNLKLARLTGEDLLKELRSKEVFSLMNVEFAMMEPSGEINILLKPDNMPITPAHLGVKVNPQTSPQTVILDGNVINESLSNIGLNSNWLMNQLESIGVSLDNVFIGQVDSSGDLYLDLFDDKIQLPQPSVREMLFASLEKSQANLTTFALETQDDDAKQMYNRNVQKLEMIIRKLEPYLMR; encoded by the coding sequence ATGATAAACTGGATAGAAATTTTACTAAGGTCTGTCATTCTTTTTTTTACTGTATTTATATTAGCACGAGTCGTTAGTAAAAAAAATGTAGGTAGAATGACCGCATTTAATTTTATTAATTACGTGGTTATAGCGATAATTGCAGCTCTTATATCGGTTAATATTATTAATGATATTGCTATTGGAGTAGTTGCTTTATCTGTATGGGTGCTTCTTCCTATAGTTCTTGATTTCCTAAGTCTTAAAAGTAAATTAGCATCTAATTGGATAAATGGCAGAGAGCTTATTCTAGTTAAAAATGGAAAGGTACTAGAAGATAATTTAAAACTTGCTAGGCTAACTGGTGAGGATTTACTGAAAGAGCTTAGGTCAAAAGAAGTATTTAGTTTAATGAATGTTGAGTTTGCGATGATGGAGCCGAGTGGTGAAATTAATATATTATTAAAACCAGATAATATGCCGATCACTCCAGCTCACTTAGGTGTAAAAGTAAACCCTCAAACTTCACCACAAACAGTTATTCTAGATGGAAATGTAATTAATGAATCCTTAAGTAATATTGGATTAAATAGTAATTGGTTAATGAATCAGTTAGAATCGATTGGGGTTTCGTTAGATAATGTATTTATTGGTCAAGTAGACTCTTCGGGGGATTTATATTTAGATTTATTTGATGATAAAATTCAATTGCCTCAGCCATCTGTAAGGGAAATGTTATTTGCAAGCTTAGAGAAATCTCAGGCCAATCTAACTACTTTTGCTTTAGAAACACAAGATGACGATGCTAAACAGATGTATAACAGAAACGTGCAAAAACTTGAAATGATAATAAGAAAGTTAGAACCATATTTAATGAGATAG
- the rarD gene encoding EamA family transporter RarD yields MKEEVSLSLEQDRKVGILYAAASYTAWGLLPIYWKLLKAVSPGEILANRIIWSFVFVSVLLIWNGSYKRVKENLTNKRNIILLLSASLIISLNWFTYIWAVNSNFVVQASMGYYINPLVVALLSATVLKEKFNKGQTGAIGLALIGVAVMTFQYGRMPWVALILAITFALYGLIKKLLAVDSIIGLALETVVLTPFALAFVIYKMVNGTGTIIGLSSATMIILAFAGVVTATPLLWFARGAQKVEFATIGFLQYIAPTLSLMLGVFLFKEEFNKLHLLSFSFIWLALIVYTLSTFKLDFIKFRKSITHTK; encoded by the coding sequence ATGAAAGAAGAAGTTAGTCTATCACTAGAGCAAGATAGAAAGGTAGGTATTTTATATGCAGCTGCATCATATACTGCCTGGGGGCTCCTACCTATTTATTGGAAACTACTTAAAGCTGTTTCACCTGGGGAAATTCTTGCAAATAGGATAATATGGTCCTTTGTGTTTGTTTCTGTTTTACTTATATGGAACGGAAGTTATAAGAGAGTTAAAGAAAACTTAACTAATAAAAGAAATATAATTTTATTACTTTCAGCTTCTTTAATTATTAGTTTAAACTGGTTTACGTATATATGGGCAGTTAACTCAAATTTTGTTGTTCAGGCTAGTATGGGTTACTATATAAACCCATTAGTTGTAGCACTACTAAGTGCAACTGTGTTAAAGGAGAAGTTTAATAAAGGTCAGACTGGAGCTATAGGTCTAGCATTAATAGGTGTTGCTGTTATGACATTCCAATACGGTCGTATGCCTTGGGTAGCATTAATATTAGCTATAACTTTTGCTTTGTATGGACTTATCAAAAAGCTATTAGCTGTAGATTCAATTATAGGTCTAGCCTTAGAAACTGTTGTATTAACACCTTTTGCATTAGCTTTCGTAATATATAAAATGGTAAATGGAACAGGGACTATCATAGGACTGTCCTCTGCAACAATGATAATTCTGGCTTTTGCTGGTGTTGTTACAGCTACACCATTACTATGGTTTGCTAGAGGAGCACAGAAAGTGGAGTTTGCGACAATTGGGTTTCTGCAATATATTGCACCTACTTTAAGTCTTATGTTAGGAGTGTTTTTGTTCAAAGAGGAGTTTAATAAACTCCATTTACTAAGCTTTAGTTTTATTTGGCTAGCACTAATTGTTTATACTTTATCTACATTTAAACTTGATTTCATAAAGTTTAGAAAATCAATAACTCATACTAAATAA
- the spoVAC gene encoding stage V sporulation protein AC translates to MSSNKKKKLTPTQQKYQDFAKQREPKRSVFLNCCKAFLVGGLICTFGQFLQWMFMTYFEFDEVTASNPTVAVLIMISALLTGLGVYDHIAQFAGGGTIIPVTGFANTVASAAMEHRSEGYVLGVGGNMFKIAGPVITYGVFSAFVIGLIKITLEWLGGM, encoded by the coding sequence ATGTCTAGTAATAAGAAGAAAAAGTTGACTCCAACGCAACAAAAATATCAGGATTTTGCTAAACAAAGAGAGCCAAAAAGATCAGTTTTTTTAAACTGTTGTAAAGCATTTTTAGTTGGGGGTCTTATATGCACCTTTGGACAGTTCCTTCAATGGATGTTTATGACATATTTTGAGTTTGATGAAGTTACAGCTTCAAATCCAACAGTCGCAGTACTAATTATGATATCTGCTTTACTTACAGGATTAGGAGTATATGATCATATTGCTCAGTTTGCTGGTGGTGGAACAATAATTCCAGTTACTGGTTTTGCTAATACTGTAGCGTCAGCTGCTATGGAACATCGAAGCGAGGGTTACGTATTAGGCGTAGGTGGAAATATGTTCAAAATTGCAGGTCCAGTTATTACTTATGGTGTATTTTCTGCTTTTGTAATAGGTTTAATTAAAATTACACTTGAATGGTTAGGTGGTATGTAG
- a CDS encoding TadE/TadG family type IV pilus assembly protein yields the protein MIRRLLNNENGSTVIIVALLMVVLIGCVALVVDGGLLYITEAKISNAIDAAALAGVQELPYSPTMAVDKAKEYAATNGINPEKLNVEIFNNNRGIKVEYERKVELLFAKILGFGIGNVDGSAIAQVAPIVGASGAVPLGIQNYNFVFGQTYTLKVGGGDGSTGWFGALALSKPGAKVYEDNLTYGFKGSIRIGDILDIETGNMSNPTKRAIDYRIGRCNHTPFCNAEKFNPNCDRLLKVPVIEFIESKKVKVLGFSVFLVDAVTGQGNDSIITGKFVRTVTSGEIDYNGPDYGLYGTKLTH from the coding sequence ATGATACGTAGATTATTAAATAATGAGAACGGAAGTACAGTAATTATTGTAGCCTTATTAATGGTAGTACTAATAGGATGCGTTGCATTAGTTGTTGATGGTGGTTTGTTGTATATAACAGAAGCTAAAATTTCAAATGCAATAGATGCCGCTGCTTTAGCTGGAGTACAAGAGCTACCATACTCTCCAACTATGGCAGTAGATAAAGCTAAAGAGTATGCCGCTACTAATGGTATAAATCCAGAAAAATTAAATGTAGAAATATTTAATAATAACAGAGGAATTAAAGTCGAATATGAAAGGAAAGTTGAGCTTTTATTTGCAAAAATTTTAGGATTTGGCATTGGAAATGTAGATGGTAGCGCTATTGCACAGGTGGCACCTATAGTTGGTGCAAGTGGGGCAGTGCCACTTGGAATTCAAAATTATAACTTTGTATTTGGTCAAACCTATACCCTAAAGGTAGGGGGAGGCGATGGTAGTACAGGTTGGTTTGGAGCCTTAGCCCTTTCTAAGCCAGGAGCAAAGGTTTATGAAGATAATCTCACCTATGGTTTTAAAGGAAGTATTAGAATTGGAGATATATTAGATATTGAAACCGGTAACATGTCTAATCCTACTAAAAGAGCCATCGACTATAGGATTGGAAGGTGTAATCATACGCCTTTTTGTAATGCTGAAAAATTTAATCCAAACTGTGACAGACTCTTAAAAGTACCTGTAATAGAATTTATAGAAAGTAAAAAGGTTAAAGTTCTAGGTTTTTCAGTATTTTTAGTAGATGCAGTTACTGGCCAAGGTAACGATAGTATAATAACAGGAAAATTTGTTAGAACCGTAACCTCTGGAGAGATAGATTATAACGGGCCTGATTATGGTTTATATGGAACTAAACTTACGCACTAA
- the spoVAE gene encoding stage V sporulation protein AE, protein MEKFIWAFIVGGGICVIGQLMIDVLRLTPAHTTVSLVVVGAILGGLGLYEPLIKFAGAGASVPISSFGNALVKGAFAESQKSGIVGILTGIFEVTSAGISSAIIFGFLVALFFRPKG, encoded by the coding sequence TTGGAAAAGTTTATTTGGGCATTTATAGTTGGTGGCGGTATTTGTGTAATAGGACAATTAATGATAGATGTATTAAGGTTAACTCCAGCCCACACTACAGTTAGTTTAGTTGTTGTAGGGGCGATACTAGGAGGGTTAGGATTATATGAGCCCCTTATTAAGTTTGCGGGTGCCGGAGCTTCAGTACCAATTAGTAGTTTTGGAAATGCTTTAGTTAAAGGGGCTTTTGCTGAATCACAAAAATCCGGTATTGTAGGGATTTTGACAGGGATCTTTGAAGTTACAAGTGCTGGAATATCATCAGCAATTATCTTTGGTTTTCTTGTAGCCTTATTTTTTAGGCCAAAAGGTTAA
- the speD gene encoding adenosylmethionine decarboxylase, whose product MLRLKIKTIKKLKLYGFNNLTKTLSFNIYDICYARTEEDRKGYIEYIDEQYNAERLTNILTNVANIIGANVLNIAKQDYDPQGASVTILVSEGEIHPKDAEHFDDNESPGPLPESVVGHLDKSHITVHTYPESDPDKGISTFRADIDVSTCGKISPLKALNYLIHSFDSDIITIDYRVRGFTRDITGKKYFIDHKINSIQNYIASETKELYHMIDVNIYQENIFHTKMILKQFELDNYLFGVSKKELIPKERKRIKQRLKHEMTEIFYGRNIPKV is encoded by the coding sequence GTGCTTAGATTGAAAATAAAAACGATTAAAAAATTAAAGCTATATGGTTTTAATAATTTAACTAAAACCCTAAGCTTTAATATTTATGACATCTGCTATGCTAGAACAGAGGAAGACAGAAAAGGCTATATAGAATATATTGATGAACAATATAATGCTGAGAGACTTACTAATATCCTTACTAATGTTGCAAACATTATCGGAGCTAATGTTCTAAATATCGCTAAACAAGATTATGATCCTCAAGGAGCCAGTGTAACAATTTTAGTCTCTGAAGGGGAGATTCATCCTAAAGATGCTGAACATTTTGATGATAATGAGTCTCCTGGACCACTACCTGAATCAGTTGTAGGTCACTTGGATAAAAGTCATATCACCGTTCATACTTATCCTGAGAGTGACCCAGATAAAGGTATTAGTACATTTAGAGCTGATATTGATGTATCCACCTGTGGAAAGATTTCTCCATTGAAGGCTTTAAATTATCTTATTCACAGCTTTGATTCAGATATCATTACTATTGATTATAGAGTCAGAGGCTTTACACGTGACATTACAGGAAAAAAATATTTTATTGATCACAAAATAAACTCTATTCAGAACTATATAGCATCCGAGACTAAAGAACTTTACCATATGATAGATGTGAATATTTATCAGGAGAATATTTTCCATACAAAAATGATACTTAAACAATTCGAGCTTGATAACTATTTATTTGGTGTATCTAAGAAGGAGCTTATACCTAAGGAAAGAAAACGAATAAAACAAAGATTAAAACACGAAATGACTGAAATATTCTACGGTAGAAATATACCAAAAGTTTGA
- the spoVAD gene encoding stage V sporulation protein AD, which produces MLKGHQSWIFQNKPIIISSSAVGGPFEAEGALSEDFDILHQDIWVGQDSFEKAEKVMLEQACQKAIDKANLKKEDIQFLLSGDLMNQIISSSFAARTLGIPFLGIFGACSSSMQGLALAAQLVNSGAANYVVASASSHNSSVEKQFRYPTEYGAQKPPTSQWTVTGAGASVVAKEGKGPRVTSATIGRVIDMGLSDPFNMGAAMAPAAVETIEAHFRDLNIEPDYYDLIATGDLGLVGHQIAADLLKEHGVIIPEKILVDCGLMIYKKDQPVIAGGSGCACSATVTYGHFMNRMNSGELKKILVVATGALLSPLSYQQKESIPCVAHAVSIEM; this is translated from the coding sequence ATGCTTAAAGGACATCAATCTTGGATATTTCAAAATAAACCTATAATTATTTCTTCTTCTGCTGTAGGCGGACCTTTTGAAGCAGAGGGTGCATTAAGTGAAGATTTTGATATACTTCATCAAGATATATGGGTTGGGCAGGATAGCTTTGAAAAGGCAGAAAAAGTTATGTTAGAACAAGCATGTCAAAAGGCAATAGATAAAGCAAACCTAAAAAAGGAAGACATACAGTTTTTACTAAGTGGAGACTTAATGAATCAAATAATATCTAGTAGCTTTGCTGCTAGAACATTAGGAATTCCATTCTTAGGGATATTTGGTGCATGCTCTAGTTCAATGCAAGGTTTAGCATTAGCAGCCCAATTAGTAAATAGTGGAGCAGCAAATTATGTAGTAGCAAGTGCCAGTAGCCATAACTCTTCTGTAGAGAAACAATTTAGATATCCAACTGAGTATGGTGCACAAAAACCACCAACTTCTCAGTGGACAGTGACTGGTGCAGGTGCATCTGTAGTTGCAAAGGAAGGAAAAGGGCCCAGAGTTACTTCAGCTACTATTGGAAGAGTTATTGATATGGGACTGTCAGATCCATTTAACATGGGTGCAGCCATGGCACCAGCAGCTGTGGAGACTATAGAAGCCCATTTCCGAGATTTAAATATAGAGCCAGATTATTATGATTTAATAGCAACTGGTGATTTAGGATTGGTTGGACATCAAATAGCTGCGGATTTATTAAAAGAGCATGGAGTAATAATACCAGAGAAAATACTGGTGGATTGTGGGCTTATGATTTATAAAAAAGATCAGCCAGTGATAGCAGGTGGAAGTGGATGTGCATGTTCTGCTACTGTAACATATGGACATTTTATGAATCGTATGAATAGTGGAGAATTAAAGAAAATTTTAGTAGTAGCTACAGGGGCTTTACTATCTCCATTATCATATCAACAAAAAGAGAGTATTCCTTGTGTTGCCCATGCTGTATCAATAGAAATGTAG
- a CDS encoding DUF1657 domain-containing protein, with product MTVGMKVKKTIADLKGTNATLKLYSIQSGPKESKDTYMEASKLLDEIILDLEKRLKVLEFEEPQYKGF from the coding sequence ATGACTGTAGGTATGAAGGTAAAGAAAACAATTGCTGATTTAAAGGGGACCAATGCTACATTGAAACTTTATTCCATTCAGTCAGGCCCAAAAGAATCAAAGGATACATATATGGAAGCCTCAAAATTACTGGATGAAATTATTTTAGATTTAGAAAAAAGGTTAAAAGTTTTGGAGTTTGAAGAACCACAATACAAAGGATTTTAA
- the cpaB gene encoding Flp pilus assembly protein CpaB, which yields MKNKVVFILAIAFGLIAAILTYTYLNNFKKTIDTTEYVEIVVAKQVIPEKTVITGNMLEHRKIPSKYKHANEVLEIRDVVGRISLVDFTVGQSIFNNQIVERGDYKEGLAYMIPEGKRAMSVPVDEVSGVSGLIRPGDKVDIISVISIDITNNQSKPHSLAVLQDIEVLAIGKALTIRTGENAQNPVDAKTVTLAVSLEESIQLQMANQRGTINLLLRSPIDDSKFYSKPFIAEDFLK from the coding sequence ATGAAAAACAAAGTAGTGTTTATTTTAGCAATAGCCTTTGGATTAATAGCAGCCATATTAACCTATACATATTTAAATAACTTTAAAAAGACTATAGATACTACTGAATATGTAGAAATAGTAGTAGCAAAACAAGTAATTCCTGAGAAGACAGTAATTACAGGGAATATGTTAGAGCATAGGAAGATACCTTCAAAATATAAGCATGCAAATGAGGTATTAGAAATAAGAGACGTAGTAGGTAGAATATCTTTAGTGGATTTTACTGTCGGACAAAGCATCTTCAATAATCAAATTGTTGAGCGTGGAGATTACAAAGAAGGTCTAGCATATATGATACCAGAGGGTAAAAGGGCTATGTCAGTGCCTGTTGATGAAGTAAGTGGTGTTTCTGGACTAATAAGGCCTGGGGACAAGGTAGATATTATTTCCGTAATTTCTATTGATATTACGAATAATCAATCAAAACCCCACTCACTTGCAGTACTTCAGGATATAGAAGTTTTAGCTATAGGAAAAGCATTAACTATACGTACAGGAGAAAATGCTCAGAATCCAGTAGACGCTAAAACTGTAACTTTAGCAGTGTCATTAGAAGAGTCTATACAGTTGCAGATGGCTAATCAAAGAGGAACGATTAATTTATTACTACGTTCTCCTATAGACGATTCAAAATTCTATTCAAAACCTTTTATAGCAGAAGACTTTCTTAAATAA